One window of Halorussus sp. MSC15.2 genomic DNA carries:
- a CDS encoding polymer-forming cytoskeletal protein: protein MDKLFTLLFTALVVLAAVPAPVAADETRAGGTVVVEEGETVNESVRAFGGTVVVRGTVNGDLSAMGGNVNVEGRVNGDLQAASGNVRINGTVTGDVSAAGGNVVLSESGRVGGQLDAGAGSVVLDGEVGGDAQIGADTITLGPTAVIGGDLTYDGNLDRADGARVAGEIRQDSSPDAAVGPAGLVVPKWLAGVYGFLANLVLGAILLLAFPRFSNGTAERAADNPLRSGGIGLLSFVGIPVLFVLLLISLVGIPLGLLVVLLYPLVLWVGYVYGAFSLGAWGLGLADTDSRWLALAAGLLAVSVVGFVPILGGIVQFLVLLVGVGAFALGAWRGYRGRGTRSADSGMEML from the coding sequence ATGGATAAACTATTCACCCTGCTGTTTACCGCACTGGTAGTTCTCGCGGCGGTGCCCGCACCCGTCGCGGCGGACGAGACTCGGGCGGGCGGCACCGTCGTCGTCGAGGAAGGAGAGACTGTCAACGAGAGTGTCCGGGCGTTCGGTGGCACCGTCGTCGTCCGCGGGACGGTGAACGGTGACCTGAGCGCCATGGGTGGCAACGTCAACGTCGAAGGCCGGGTGAACGGCGACCTGCAAGCCGCGTCCGGCAACGTCCGAATCAACGGCACCGTGACCGGCGACGTCAGCGCGGCCGGCGGTAACGTCGTTCTCTCCGAAAGCGGCCGAGTCGGCGGTCAGTTGGACGCCGGAGCGGGGAGCGTCGTCCTCGACGGCGAAGTCGGCGGCGACGCCCAAATCGGCGCGGACACAATCACGCTCGGACCGACCGCGGTCATCGGCGGCGACCTGACCTACGACGGCAACCTCGACCGCGCCGATGGCGCGCGAGTCGCTGGCGAGATTCGACAGGATTCGAGTCCCGACGCCGCCGTCGGTCCGGCCGGACTCGTCGTCCCGAAGTGGCTCGCGGGCGTGTACGGCTTCCTCGCGAATCTCGTCCTCGGGGCGATTCTACTGCTGGCCTTCCCGCGGTTCTCGAACGGCACCGCGGAGCGAGCGGCCGACAACCCCCTTCGCTCCGGCGGCATCGGACTGCTGTCGTTCGTCGGCATTCCGGTTCTGTTCGTTCTGCTGCTGATTTCGCTAGTCGGGATTCCGCTGGGCCTGCTCGTCGTCCTGCTCTACCCCCTCGTGCTGTGGGTCGGCTACGTCTACGGCGCGTTTTCGCTCGGGGCGTGGGGACTCGGTCTGGCCGACACCGACAGTCGGTGGCTGGCGCTGGCCGCCGGACTGCTCGCCGTCTCGGTTGTTGGCTTCGTCCCGATACTCGGTGGCATCGTCCAGTTCCTCGTCCTCCTCGTCGGGGTGGGCGCGTTCGCGCTCGGCGCGTGGCGTGGATACCGTGGACGAGGAACCCGTTCGGCCGACTCCGGCATGGAAATGCTGTAG
- a CDS encoding NADPH-dependent FMN reductase codes for MNATPVVVALSGSMRDGSYTRVALKHVLDAAEERGAETELLDVREYDLPVFDPDEDEPPEATELKRKIREADSVILGSPVYHGSYSSAFRNVHDYCGFDEYEDTTVGLLATAGGGSFASTLDHMRITARGVHAWVLPHQVGIRSARNKIEDGEIIDEDIEERVRKLGQQAVEYAFIDPDVTAPDAGVDEERADAEQAEADADD; via the coding sequence ATGAACGCAACCCCCGTCGTCGTCGCACTCTCCGGGAGCATGCGTGACGGAAGTTACACTCGCGTGGCGCTGAAGCACGTCCTCGACGCGGCCGAGGAGCGCGGTGCCGAGACCGAACTCCTCGACGTGCGCGAGTACGACCTCCCCGTCTTCGACCCCGACGAGGACGAACCTCCGGAGGCGACCGAACTCAAGCGCAAGATTCGGGAGGCCGACTCGGTGATTCTCGGGAGTCCGGTCTACCACGGGTCGTACTCGTCGGCCTTCCGGAACGTCCACGACTACTGCGGGTTCGACGAGTACGAGGACACCACGGTCGGCCTGCTGGCGACCGCCGGAGGCGGGTCGTTCGCCAGCACCCTCGACCACATGCGCATCACCGCCCGCGGGGTCCACGCGTGGGTCCTCCCCCATCAGGTCGGCATCCGGAGCGCCCGCAACAAGATAGAGGACGGCGAGATAATCGACGAGGACATCGAGGAGCGCGTCCGGAAACTCGGCCAACAGGCCGTCGAGTACGCCTTCATCGACCCGGACGTGACCGCGCCGGACGCCGGGGTGGACGAGGAACGGGCCGACGCCGAGCAGGCCGAAGCGGACGCCGACGACTGA
- the larB gene encoding nickel pincer cofactor biosynthesis protein LarB, with translation MRDLLEAVAAGEVSPSEAEARLAGYATGDAGRFDAARETRRGVPEAILGDGKTSEEAAALAETAVETTGRAILTRTDDDQRRAVREQLADDHPDAEVTVHDRANVVVAHAADFEPPDLAATVGVVTAGTSDAVPAGEAAVLAEEMGATVERTDDVGVAALTRIVDQLDRLRGADVLVVAAGREGALPTVVAGLVNTPVIGLPVSTGYGYGGDGEAALAGMLQSCSVLSVVNVDAGFVAGAQAGLVARAIDAAVGDESRLE, from the coding sequence ATGCGTGATTTGCTCGAAGCGGTCGCCGCCGGTGAGGTGAGTCCGTCGGAGGCCGAGGCACGATTGGCGGGGTACGCGACCGGCGACGCCGGACGGTTCGACGCGGCCCGAGAGACCCGGAGAGGCGTCCCCGAGGCGATTCTCGGCGACGGAAAGACGTCGGAGGAGGCGGCCGCGCTCGCCGAGACCGCGGTCGAGACCACCGGCCGAGCGATTCTCACGCGGACCGACGACGACCAGCGACGCGCCGTCCGCGAGCAGTTGGCCGACGACCATCCCGACGCCGAGGTGACGGTCCACGACCGGGCGAACGTCGTGGTCGCCCACGCCGCGGACTTCGAACCGCCGGACCTCGCCGCGACCGTGGGGGTCGTCACGGCGGGGACGAGCGACGCGGTTCCGGCGGGCGAGGCCGCGGTGCTCGCCGAAGAGATGGGCGCGACCGTCGAACGGACCGACGACGTGGGCGTCGCGGCGCTGACTCGCATCGTGGACCAACTCGACCGTCTCCGGGGTGCGGACGTGCTGGTGGTCGCCGCGGGCCGCGAGGGCGCGCTTCCGACCGTGGTGGCGGGACTGGTGAACACGCCGGTAATCGGTCTGCCGGTCTCGACCGGGTACGGGTACGGCGGCGACGGCGAGGCCGCGCTGGCGGGGATGCTCCAGTCCTGCTCGGTGTTGTCGGTCGTAAACGTCGATGCGGGGTTCGTCGCGGGCGCGCAGGCGGGACTCGTCGCTCGCGCCATCGACGCCGCGGTCGGCGACGAGTCTCGACTTGAGTAG
- a CDS encoding DUF1931 family protein: protein MADLIVKAAVKDALNDKNVASDFYDALDERVEELLDEAARRAEANDRKTVQPRDL, encoded by the coding sequence ATGGCAGACCTCATCGTCAAAGCCGCTGTCAAGGACGCACTGAACGACAAGAACGTGGCGTCGGACTTCTACGATGCCCTCGACGAGCGCGTCGAAGAACTCCTCGACGAGGCTGCCCGCCGCGCCGAGGCCAACGACCGAAAGACCGTCCAGCCCCGCGACCTGTAA
- a CDS encoding SDR family oxidoreductase yields MDRVVLLTGGTSGIGREAARKLAERGATVLFTGRDREAGADVLSAVRAAAPESDGEFYPVDFGDFDAVRELARTVRTDYDRLDALVNNAGTSQSERRTTEGGVELTFAVNHLAPFLLTNLLAPRLRAIAPARVVTTSSSLHENGSLSDIDAIVRGEGFDALDAYADSKLANVLFTRELADRLAGTGVTANCVHPGWIPGTRLVRNATGFSCLFTSAASLVAGVAPVGPFESVSGAADALVSLTTSDEVADVSGAYFDRRERASPAEAASDEELRTRLWRRSAELVGLPASVPEGDPLR; encoded by the coding sequence GTGGACCGAGTCGTCCTCCTGACCGGCGGTACGAGCGGTATCGGCCGCGAGGCCGCTCGAAAGCTGGCCGAACGCGGTGCGACCGTACTGTTCACGGGCCGGGACCGCGAGGCAGGTGCGGACGTGCTGTCGGCGGTCAGGGCGGCCGCACCCGAGAGCGACGGCGAGTTCTACCCGGTCGATTTCGGCGACTTCGACGCGGTCCGGGAACTGGCCCGGACAGTTCGGACCGACTACGACCGCCTCGACGCGCTAGTGAACAACGCGGGCACCTCCCAGAGCGAACGCCGGACGACCGAGGGCGGCGTCGAACTCACGTTCGCGGTCAACCACCTCGCGCCGTTCCTGCTCACGAACCTGCTCGCGCCGCGCCTGCGCGCGATCGCACCCGCGAGAGTCGTCACAACGTCGAGTTCACTCCACGAAAACGGTTCGCTGTCGGACATCGACGCCATCGTCCGCGGCGAGGGGTTCGACGCGCTCGACGCCTACGCCGACTCGAAACTGGCGAACGTCCTGTTCACCCGCGAGTTGGCCGACCGACTGGCCGGGACCGGCGTCACCGCGAACTGCGTCCACCCCGGTTGGATTCCCGGTACGCGTCTCGTCCGGAACGCGACGGGGTTCTCGTGCCTGTTCACCAGCGCGGCGTCGTTGGTCGCCGGCGTCGCACCGGTCGGACCCTTCGAGAGCGTCTCTGGGGCCGCCGACGCGCTCGTCTCCCTCACGACGAGCGACGAAGTTGCCGACGTGTCCGGCGCGTACTTCGACCGGCGAGAGCGGGCGTCGCCCGCCGAAGCGGCGAGTGACGAGGAACTCCGGACCCGACTCTGGCGTCGGAGCGCGGAACTGGTCGGTCTCCCGGCGTCGGTGCCCGAGGGCGACCCCCTGCGTTAA
- a CDS encoding phosphoglucomutase/phosphomannomutase family protein: protein METPISFGTDGWRATLDEFTAPRVRMVGQAVADYLREVEDREGGTVAVGYDARETSRGFAEELCRVLAANGFDALIPPRDCPTPLAVWTIADRELAGALVVSASHNPPNYNGVKFFPHDAAPALPAVTDEIMARIAEPRALPEDEQGSVREEDLLEPYAEHVFDVVGVGPDEDENLDGLEVVYDAMHGSGRGFTDELLERAGATVHRRRCEQDPEFGGTNPEPSAENLQGLVEAVRERDADLGIANDGDSDRIAVVTPDRGFLDENLFFAATYDYLLEDDSGPAVRTVSTTFLVDRVAEAHGEEVVETAVGYKWVAEAMGEHDALIGGEESGGFSVRGHVREKDGVLMALLAGAVENERSYDERVDGLLAEFGEIHQSKVSVDCPDDQKQRVLSDLEAQLPEEVAGEHVEGVNDTDGFKILLEDGSWLLVRPSGTEPKMRVYAEAASEERVSELLDAGRELVEPLI, encoded by the coding sequence ATGGAGACGCCGATTTCGTTCGGAACCGACGGTTGGCGAGCGACGCTGGACGAGTTCACCGCGCCCCGCGTCCGAATGGTCGGGCAGGCGGTGGCCGACTACCTGCGGGAGGTCGAAGACCGCGAGGGAGGCACCGTCGCGGTCGGCTACGACGCCCGCGAGACCTCGCGGGGGTTCGCCGAGGAACTGTGTCGCGTGCTGGCGGCGAACGGGTTCGACGCGCTGATTCCGCCGCGTGACTGCCCGACGCCGCTGGCGGTCTGGACCATCGCGGACCGCGAGTTGGCCGGTGCGCTGGTCGTCTCGGCCTCGCACAACCCGCCGAACTACAACGGCGTGAAGTTCTTCCCGCACGACGCCGCGCCCGCCCTGCCGGCGGTCACCGACGAGATTATGGCCCGCATCGCCGAACCCCGCGCGCTCCCCGAGGACGAACAGGGGAGCGTCCGGGAGGAAGACCTGCTCGAACCCTACGCCGAACACGTCTTCGACGTGGTGGGCGTCGGTCCCGACGAGGACGAAAATCTGGACGGACTCGAAGTCGTCTACGACGCGATGCACGGGTCGGGGCGCGGATTCACCGACGAACTGCTCGAACGCGCCGGGGCGACCGTCCACCGGCGACGCTGTGAGCAGGACCCCGAGTTCGGCGGGACGAACCCCGAACCGAGCGCGGAGAACCTACAGGGCTTGGTCGAGGCGGTCCGCGAGCGCGACGCCGACCTCGGCATCGCCAACGACGGCGACTCCGACCGCATCGCCGTCGTGACGCCCGACCGGGGCTTCCTCGACGAGAACCTCTTCTTCGCGGCGACCTACGACTACCTGCTCGAAGACGACTCGGGTCCGGCGGTCCGAACCGTCTCGACCACCTTCCTCGTGGACCGGGTCGCGGAGGCTCACGGCGAGGAGGTCGTGGAGACCGCGGTCGGATACAAGTGGGTCGCCGAGGCGATGGGCGAACACGACGCGCTCATCGGCGGCGAGGAGTCCGGCGGGTTCTCCGTCCGCGGCCACGTCCGCGAGAAGGACGGCGTGCTGATGGCCCTGCTCGCGGGTGCGGTCGAGAACGAGCGCTCATACGACGAGCGCGTGGACGGCCTGCTCGCGGAGTTCGGCGAGATTCACCAGTCGAAGGTCAGCGTGGACTGCCCCGACGACCAGAAGCAGCGCGTGCTGTCGGACCTCGAAGCCCAACTCCCCGAGGAGGTAGCGGGCGAACACGTCGAGGGAGTCAACGACACCGACGGGTTCAAGATTCTGCTCGAAGACGGGTCGTGGCTGCTGGTCCGGCCGAGCGGGACCGAACCGAAGATGCGCGTCTACGCCGAGGCCGCGAGCGAAGAGCGGGTATCGGAACTGCTCGACGCCGGGCGCGAACTGGTCGAACCGCTCATTTAA
- a CDS encoding cytochrome P450: MTTQSPPGPRGLPFVGNTHQWARDPCDFRERCAERYGRVVNYEIIGWDAYMLTDTDDVKRVLEDPVTFPKHESSTDKLREIVGDGLLTSEGDRWERQREAIQPAFFMSHIENYADIMVSRTEDTVGRWRDGGRVDLHEEMTRTTLEILVESMFGEDIDLEARGIYDAVEAMQGPLEPQNQPITFLAPDWAPVPFLRRANRAHDHLEAQIFDILAERRRADSDRDDLLAMLLDADAEMDDEQIRDEMLTFLFAGHETTALTLTYVWDLLSRNPEAEARLHEELADVVDERPTIEDVFEFEYAEAVVKEAMRLYPPAHEIRRSPAEAVTFGDYAVPKGSLLVMPTWVLHRDQRFWDAPEEFRPERWLGDGGRERPEYAYFPFGGGPRRCIGQQFAMTEAQLVLATMAQEWTLTRDYDDLELSAAVTLQPKGDVPVTTNRR; the protein is encoded by the coding sequence ATGACGACGCAATCGCCGCCGGGACCGCGCGGCCTGCCGTTCGTCGGAAACACCCACCAGTGGGCGCGCGACCCCTGCGACTTCCGCGAGCGGTGCGCCGAGCGGTACGGCCGAGTGGTCAACTACGAGATTATCGGCTGGGACGCCTACATGCTAACTGACACCGACGACGTGAAGCGCGTGCTGGAGGACCCCGTGACGTTTCCGAAGCACGAGAGCAGCACCGACAAACTGCGTGAAATCGTCGGCGACGGTCTACTCACCAGCGAGGGCGACCGCTGGGAGCGCCAGCGCGAGGCCATCCAACCGGCGTTCTTCATGAGTCACATCGAGAACTACGCCGACATCATGGTCTCGCGGACCGAGGACACCGTCGGTCGGTGGCGCGACGGCGGTAGGGTTGACCTGCACGAGGAGATGACCCGCACGACCCTCGAAATTCTGGTCGAGTCGATGTTCGGCGAGGACATCGACCTCGAAGCGCGCGGCATCTACGACGCGGTCGAGGCCATGCAGGGACCGCTGGAACCCCAGAACCAGCCCATCACCTTCCTCGCACCCGACTGGGCACCCGTGCCGTTCCTCCGGCGGGCGAACCGCGCCCACGACCACCTCGAAGCCCAGATATTCGACATCCTCGCCGAGCGCCGTCGCGCCGACTCCGACCGCGATGACCTGCTGGCGATGCTGCTCGACGCGGACGCCGAGATGGACGACGAGCAGATACGCGACGAGATGCTGACGTTCCTGTTCGCGGGCCACGAGACGACCGCGCTCACCCTGACCTACGTCTGGGACCTGCTGTCTCGCAACCCGGAGGCGGAGGCGCGACTCCACGAGGAACTGGCCGACGTCGTGGACGAACGCCCGACCATCGAGGACGTCTTCGAGTTCGAGTACGCCGAAGCGGTCGTGAAAGAGGCGATGCGGCTCTACCCGCCCGCCCACGAGATTCGGCGCTCGCCCGCCGAAGCGGTGACGTTCGGCGACTACGCCGTACCGAAGGGGTCCCTGCTCGTCATGCCGACGTGGGTCCTCCACCGCGACCAGCGGTTCTGGGACGCTCCCGAGGAGTTCCGTCCCGAGCGATGGCTCGGCGACGGGGGCCGGGAGAGACCCGAATACGCCTACTTCCCGTTCGGCGGTGGCCCGCGGCGGTGCATCGGCCAGCAGTTCGCGATGACCGAGGCCCAACTCGTGCTGGCGACGATGGCGCAGGAGTGGACGCTGACCCGGGACTACGACGACCTCGAACTCTCGGCGGCGGTCACGCTCCAACCCAAGGGTGACGTCCCAGTGACGACGAACCGACGCTGA
- a CDS encoding GIY-YIG nuclease family protein, whose amino-acid sequence MSVHWVYIIECDDGSFYTGYTTDVERRVREHDRGEGAKYTRGRTPVELVHRERFDSKSAAMSREYAIKQLSRAEKEQLVERDGESEASD is encoded by the coding sequence GTGTCAGTCCACTGGGTCTACATTATCGAGTGCGACGACGGCAGCTTTTACACGGGCTACACCACCGACGTGGAGCGCCGCGTCCGCGAACACGACCGCGGCGAGGGCGCGAAGTACACCCGCGGACGCACCCCGGTCGAACTCGTCCACCGGGAGCGGTTCGACTCGAAATCGGCGGCCATGTCCCGCGAGTACGCTATCAAGCAGTTGTCGCGGGCGGAGAAGGAACAGTTAGTGGAGCGCGACGGCGAGTCCGAAGCCAGCGATTAA
- a CDS encoding peroxiredoxin has product MVEAEAGPVTEFERERRDLGVSQLDFELPNAGAGPDPLVLSDLAADSETVVRRPPSGRTPPDDNVAVVLLFQRDYRCRNCRRQVQEFADRYDEFRDRDVAVVSVLPESKEKAGKWQQKYHLPFPLVADEDKRAAEAYGQPTRFGKLGALHDLLGRMPEVAILDARGGELRLHAVHRGEKPSDRPSVDDVLAMTDRMLAGERA; this is encoded by the coding sequence ATGGTGGAGGCCGAGGCCGGACCCGTTACCGAGTTCGAGCGAGAGCGCAGGGACCTCGGCGTCTCGCAACTCGACTTCGAGTTGCCCAACGCCGGGGCGGGTCCCGACCCCCTCGTCCTCTCGGACCTCGCGGCCGACTCCGAGACAGTAGTCCGACGCCCGCCGAGCGGTCGGACGCCGCCGGACGACAACGTCGCAGTCGTCCTGCTGTTCCAGCGCGACTACCGCTGTCGGAACTGTCGCCGGCAGGTGCAGGAGTTCGCGGACCGCTACGACGAGTTCCGCGACCGCGACGTCGCGGTCGTCTCGGTCCTGCCCGAGTCGAAGGAGAAGGCCGGGAAGTGGCAGCAGAAGTACCATCTCCCGTTTCCGCTGGTTGCCGACGAGGACAAGCGCGCCGCCGAGGCGTACGGGCAGCCGACCCGGTTCGGCAAACTCGGCGCACTCCACGACCTGCTCGGGCGGATGCCGGAAGTGGCGATACTCGACGCCCGCGGCGGCGAACTGCGTCTCCACGCCGTCCACCGCGGGGAGAAGCCGAGCGACCGGCCGTCGGTGGACGACGTGCTGGCGATGACCGACCGGATGCTCGCCGGCGAGCGAGCGTGA
- a CDS encoding helix-turn-helix domain-containing protein: MRYARVRVAPTEGAGDHPLGARLAEVEDVERERVHRIELLDDGTGLLLAEASGDRDRYERLLADSEFVHDYTVTGTGGNWYAYVHFEPNEQVRGTLAEFRDSELMIEMPIEALPDGAREMTFVGDEAAFADAIPTDPERYDVELLEMGERPPRADDLFSCLTERQREVLDAALERGYYENPRRATHEEVADALDVSPSTVGEHLRKIESRVFSQFARER; the protein is encoded by the coding sequence ATGCGATACGCGCGAGTCCGGGTCGCGCCGACCGAGGGGGCGGGCGACCACCCGCTCGGCGCGCGCCTCGCCGAAGTCGAGGACGTCGAGCGCGAGCGGGTCCACCGCATCGAACTCCTCGACGACGGGACCGGCCTGTTGCTGGCGGAGGCCAGCGGCGACCGGGACCGGTACGAGCGACTCCTCGCCGACAGTGAGTTCGTCCACGACTACACCGTCACTGGAACCGGGGGCAACTGGTACGCCTACGTCCACTTCGAACCGAACGAACAGGTCCGCGGGACGCTGGCCGAGTTCCGCGACTCGGAACTGATGATAGAGATGCCCATCGAGGCGCTGCCCGACGGTGCGCGGGAGATGACCTTCGTCGGCGACGAGGCGGCGTTCGCGGACGCGATTCCGACCGACCCCGAGCGCTACGACGTCGAACTGCTGGAGATGGGCGAGCGTCCGCCCCGAGCGGACGACTTGTTCTCCTGTCTCACCGAGCGCCAGCGGGAGGTGCTGGACGCCGCGCTCGAACGGGGGTACTACGAGAACCCCCGTCGGGCGACCCACGAGGAGGTGGCCGACGCGCTGGACGTCTCGCCGAGTACGGTCGGCGAACACCTCCGGAAGATAGAGTCGCGGGTCTTCTCGCAGTTCGCCCGCGAGCGGTGA
- a CDS encoding replication factor C small subunit, which yields MSEVESEADEVAESEPDEAEVAEAGRDEIWIEKYRPGTLDEVAGHDDITARLKRYVERDDLPNLLFSGPAGVGKTTSAVAIAKQLYGDDWEQNFLELNASDQRGIDVVRDRIKNFARSSFGGHSYRIIFLDEADSLTSDAQSALRRTMEQFSNNTRFILSCNYSSKIIDPIQSRCATFRFGPIGDEAIAEQTRKIAAEEGIETTEDGVEALVYAADGDMRKAINALQAAAVMGEVVDEEAVFTITSTARPEEIEQMVTHAIEGDFTKARKVLDDLLTNKGMAGGDIIDQLHRSVWEFDLDDEAIVRLMDRVGEVDYRITEGANESVQLEALLASLSLEDE from the coding sequence ATGAGCGAGGTCGAGAGCGAGGCCGACGAGGTGGCCGAGAGCGAACCCGACGAGGCCGAGGTGGCCGAGGCCGGGCGGGACGAGATATGGATTGAGAAGTACCGGCCCGGGACGCTGGACGAGGTGGCGGGTCACGACGACATCACCGCGCGCCTGAAACGCTACGTCGAGCGCGACGACCTGCCGAACCTGCTGTTCTCCGGACCGGCGGGCGTCGGGAAGACGACCAGCGCCGTCGCCATCGCCAAGCAGCTCTACGGCGACGACTGGGAGCAGAACTTCCTCGAACTCAACGCCTCCGACCAGCGGGGCATCGACGTGGTCCGGGACCGCATCAAGAACTTCGCACGGTCGTCGTTCGGCGGGCACAGCTATCGCATCATCTTCCTCGACGAGGCCGACTCCCTCACGTCGGACGCCCAGTCGGCGCTCCGCCGGACGATGGAGCAGTTCTCCAACAACACCCGGTTCATCCTATCGTGTAACTACTCCTCGAAGATTATCGACCCCATCCAGTCGCGGTGTGCGACCTTCCGGTTCGGTCCCATCGGTGACGAGGCCATCGCCGAACAGACGCGGAAAATCGCGGCCGAGGAGGGCATCGAGACGACCGAGGACGGCGTGGAAGCGCTCGTCTACGCCGCCGACGGCGACATGCGCAAAGCCATCAACGCGTTGCAGGCCGCGGCCGTGATGGGCGAAGTCGTGGACGAGGAAGCCGTGTTCACCATCACTAGCACCGCCCGCCCGGAGGAGATAGAGCAGATGGTCACCCACGCCATCGAGGGCGACTTCACTAAGGCGCGCAAGGTGCTGGACGACCTGCTCACGAACAAGGGGATGGCGGGCGGCGACATCATCGACCAACTCCACCGGTCGGTCTGGGAGTTCGACTTGGACGACGAGGCCATCGTGCGCCTGATGGACCGCGTCGGCGAGGTCGATTACCGCATCACCGAGGGTGCCAACGAGAGCGTCCAACTGGAGGCGCTGCTGGCGTCGCTGTCGCTCGAAGACGAATAG
- a CDS encoding GNAT family N-acetyltransferase yields MTGTSEAGVEIREAATDDRLGVRRVLDAAMLEVRDDLRDRIDAGDVLVADEERRDSENRAAKPRDAEGRDSPILGALVLVAGEDDDSHVDGADDGSHIDAVAVRRARRGRGIGSALVRTAAERRAPLTAEFDPGVRPFYESLGFEISGDEADGDRLRGRYGANED; encoded by the coding sequence GTGACGGGGACGTCGGAGGCGGGCGTCGAGATTCGGGAGGCCGCCACCGACGACCGACTCGGCGTCCGGCGGGTCCTCGACGCCGCGATGCTCGAAGTCCGCGACGACCTCCGCGACCGAATCGACGCCGGGGACGTGCTGGTGGCGGACGAGGAGCGACGCGACTCGGAGAATCGAGCGGCGAAGCCGCGAGACGCGGAAGGCCGCGACAGTCCGATTCTGGGTGCGCTCGTACTGGTCGCTGGCGAGGACGATGATTCGCACGTCGATGGCGCGGACGACGGTTCGCACATCGACGCCGTGGCGGTCCGGCGGGCGCGCCGGGGACGGGGCATCGGGTCGGCGCTGGTCCGGACCGCGGCCGAGCGCCGCGCGCCGCTGACCGCCGAGTTCGACCCCGGAGTCCGGCCGTTCTACGAGTCGCTCGGCTTCGAGATTTCGGGCGACGAGGCGGACGGGGACCGCCTCCGCGGTCGCTACGGTGCGAACGAGGACTGA
- the rpiA gene encoding ribose-5-phosphate isomerase RpiA, giving the protein MKTTGGSEAAKRAAGESAAEAVEDGMVVGLGTGSTAAHAIRAIGRKVDSGLDVRGIPTSFQSRELAKESGVPLTTLDETDEVHLAIDGADQFSGPHLVKGGGAAHAREKIVDAAADRLLVVADPSKFADELDHPIPVEVLPDARTTVAEDVRALGGSPTLRTAERKDGPVVTDNGNLVLDCDFGDISSPGVLAADLAELPGAVEHGLFVGMADEVHVGSDDGVEVRRF; this is encoded by the coding sequence ATGAAGACGACCGGCGGAAGCGAGGCGGCGAAACGCGCGGCGGGCGAGAGCGCGGCCGAGGCGGTCGAAGACGGGATGGTCGTCGGTCTCGGCACCGGTTCGACCGCGGCCCACGCGATTCGCGCCATCGGCCGGAAGGTCGATAGCGGTCTCGACGTGCGCGGGATTCCGACCTCGTTTCAGTCCCGAGAGTTGGCCAAGGAGTCCGGGGTCCCGCTGACGACGCTCGACGAGACCGACGAGGTCCACCTCGCCATCGACGGGGCCGACCAGTTCTCCGGGCCGCATCTCGTGAAGGGCGGCGGCGCGGCCCACGCCCGCGAGAAAATCGTGGACGCGGCCGCCGACCGCCTGCTCGTGGTCGCGGACCCGAGCAAGTTCGCCGACGAACTCGACCACCCGATTCCGGTCGAGGTCCTGCCCGACGCCAGAACGACCGTGGCGGAGGACGTGCGCGCGCTGGGCGGGTCGCCGACGCTGCGGACCGCCGAACGCAAGGACGGCCCCGTCGTGACCGACAACGGCAACCTCGTGCTGGACTGCGATTTCGGTGATATCTCCTCGCCCGGCGTTCTCGCGGCCGACCTCGCCGAACTGCCTGGTGCGGTCGAACACGGCCTGTTCGTCGGCATGGCCGACGAGGTCCACGTCGGGAGCGACGACGGCGTCGAAGTCCGGCGGTTCTGA